Proteins encoded together in one Deinococcus aquaticus window:
- a CDS encoding AbrB/MazE/SpoVT family DNA-binding domain-containing protein: MTAHLEIDRFGRILIPKALRDALALQPGAQLEVELEGGTIHLRPAARNAQVTRHHGRLILSAEGAITGDPVQDLRDERLTEVLGSW; the protein is encoded by the coding sequence ATGACGGCGCACCTGGAGATCGACCGCTTCGGCCGCATCCTCATTCCCAAGGCCCTGCGTGACGCGCTGGCCCTGCAGCCCGGCGCGCAACTCGAAGTCGAACTCGAAGGGGGCACCATCCATCTGCGCCCCGCCGCGCGGAACGCACAGGTCACCCGTCATCACGGCCGCCTGATCCTCAGCGCAGAGGGCGCCATCACCGGCGATCCCGTGCAGGACCTGCGAGACGAGCGGCTGACCGAGGTCCTCGGTTCGTGGTGA
- a CDS encoding heavy metal translocating P-type ATPase, with protein MTHHGTHPHHHVASSVLEVTLTTCPNGSDLDTAERALTGLPGVTGVHLDRTRSVAHVSYDHQRTDDSVLREQIARAGYACTCRDCQPSAAQPGHPQAGHAHGEGPEHREHPEHHGDGAPASPDHGAAATHGGHDGHAGHTEHTGHGEAMVRDMLRRFVVSLVLTLPIVLYSPIGEAIGFRAAPPFGLGMNVFGLILATPVVWWGGWPFISAAWRALRQRDANMMTLIALGILVSYGYSAWATLALGSMDVFFEAAAMLTSFSLLGHWLEMRSRFATGRAVEALLRLAPATARLVRDGQESEVPVEQVVAGDVLAIRPGDRLPVDGEVVSGSSYVDESMISGEPLPVQKTTGARVTGGTVNQTGAFQFRATAVGADTALARIVQLVQNAQASKAPAQRLADTAGKYLVFVALGSGLLAFLVWRLLGQDMVFALTAAVSAIVIACPDALALATPTAITVGVGRGARDGVLFKNAAALEATARVNTVIFDKTGTLTEGRPTLTDVLPAPGVSETELLHMAASADRPSQHPLAEAIVKGAQERGVEITDPQDFDSVSGLGVQATVDGVRVLIGNRRLMEREGVAVGTLTVQAEQLATDGKTAMYVAADGRLLGVLAVADRIRESARRAVEQLHGLGVQTVMLTGDNARTAGAVARQLGIDTVIADVLPEQKADRVRELQEQGRQVAMVGDGVNDAPALAQAEVGFAIGAGTDVAVETADVVLVRSDPLGVPAGIALARRVQTKIRQNLFWAAIYNLLAIPLAAGVLYPAYGILLRPEWAALLMSASTLIVTVNALSLNRGAAKQATPGHRMA; from the coding sequence ATGACTCACCACGGAACCCACCCGCACCATCACGTGGCCAGCTCAGTGCTGGAAGTCACGTTGACCACCTGCCCGAACGGCAGTGACCTGGACACGGCCGAGCGCGCCCTGACGGGACTGCCGGGCGTGACGGGCGTGCACCTCGACCGCACCCGCAGCGTCGCGCACGTCAGTTACGACCACCAGCGCACGGATGACAGTGTTCTGCGGGAGCAGATCGCCCGGGCCGGGTATGCCTGCACGTGCCGCGACTGCCAGCCGTCGGCCGCTCAGCCGGGTCATCCGCAGGCCGGTCATGCACACGGGGAGGGCCCTGAACACCGGGAGCATCCTGAACACCACGGGGACGGCGCCCCGGCCTCCCCTGATCACGGTGCCGCCGCGACCCACGGGGGCCATGACGGTCACGCCGGGCACACTGAACACACGGGTCACGGTGAGGCCATGGTGCGGGACATGCTGCGGCGCTTCGTGGTCAGCCTCGTGTTGACCCTTCCCATCGTCCTGTACTCCCCGATCGGTGAAGCCATCGGCTTCCGGGCCGCGCCTCCCTTCGGGCTGGGCATGAACGTGTTCGGGCTGATCCTGGCCACGCCCGTGGTGTGGTGGGGCGGCTGGCCGTTCATCTCTGCGGCGTGGCGGGCCCTGCGGCAGCGGGACGCGAACATGATGACCCTGATCGCGCTGGGCATCCTGGTGTCGTACGGGTATTCCGCCTGGGCGACCCTGGCGCTGGGCAGCATGGACGTGTTTTTCGAGGCGGCGGCCATGCTGACCAGCTTCTCGCTGCTCGGACACTGGCTAGAGATGCGCTCACGCTTTGCCACCGGGCGTGCGGTGGAGGCGCTGCTCAGGCTAGCCCCGGCGACGGCGAGGCTTGTCAGGGACGGGCAGGAGAGTGAGGTGCCCGTGGAGCAGGTGGTGGCCGGGGACGTGCTCGCCATCCGCCCCGGCGACCGGCTGCCGGTGGACGGCGAGGTGGTCTCCGGCTCGTCCTACGTGGATGAGAGCATGATCTCCGGTGAACCGTTGCCCGTGCAGAAGACCACCGGCGCGAGGGTCACAGGCGGGACCGTCAACCAGACGGGCGCGTTCCAGTTCCGGGCCACGGCGGTCGGCGCCGACACGGCCCTGGCCCGCATCGTGCAACTGGTGCAGAACGCGCAGGCGAGCAAGGCACCCGCGCAGCGCCTCGCCGACACGGCCGGGAAGTACCTGGTGTTCGTCGCGCTGGGCAGCGGTCTGCTGGCCTTCCTGGTGTGGCGGCTGCTGGGTCAGGACATGGTCTTTGCCCTCACGGCCGCCGTGTCGGCCATCGTGATCGCCTGCCCGGACGCGCTGGCGCTGGCCACACCGACCGCCATCACCGTGGGAGTCGGGCGCGGCGCGCGGGACGGCGTGCTCTTCAAGAACGCCGCGGCCCTGGAAGCCACCGCCCGCGTGAACACCGTGATCTTCGATAAGACCGGCACGCTCACCGAGGGCCGGCCCACCCTGACCGACGTCCTCCCGGCTCCGGGCGTCAGTGAGACTGAACTGCTGCACATGGCCGCCTCAGCCGACCGGCCCTCCCAGCACCCGCTGGCCGAGGCGATCGTGAAGGGAGCACAGGAACGGGGTGTCGAGATCACGGATCCGCAGGATTTCGACTCTGTTTCCGGTCTTGGCGTGCAGGCCACGGTGGACGGCGTGCGCGTCCTGATCGGCAACCGCCGCCTGATGGAACGGGAGGGGGTGGCCGTGGGGACTCTGACGGTTCAGGCCGAGCAGCTGGCGACAGACGGCAAGACCGCGATGTACGTGGCCGCTGACGGTCGCCTGCTGGGCGTGCTGGCGGTGGCCGACCGCATCCGGGAGTCCGCCCGGCGAGCAGTGGAGCAGCTTCACGGGCTGGGCGTGCAGACCGTGATGCTGACCGGCGACAATGCCCGCACGGCGGGCGCCGTGGCCCGCCAGCTGGGCATCGACACCGTGATCGCCGACGTGCTGCCTGAGCAGAAGGCCGACAGGGTGAGGGAGCTTCAGGAGCAGGGCCGTCAGGTCGCCATGGTCGGCGACGGCGTGAACGACGCGCCCGCCCTCGCGCAGGCGGAGGTCGGCTTCGCCATCGGCGCCGGCACGGACGTGGCCGTCGAGACGGCGGACGTGGTGCTGGTGCGCAGCGATCCCCTGGGTGTGCCCGCCGGTATCGCCCTGGCCCGGCGCGTGCAGACCAAGATCCGGCAGAACCTGTTCTGGGCGGCCATCTACAACCTGCTGGCCATTCCGCTCGCGGCGGGCGTGCTGTACCCGGCCTACGGGATCCTGCTGCGCCCGGAGTGGGCGGCCCTCCTGATGAGCGCCAGTACCCTGATCGTGACCGTCAACGCCCTGAGCCTGAACCGGGGCGCGGCGAAGCAGGCCACGCCTGGACACCGAATGGCCTGA
- a CDS encoding sensor histidine kinase, with translation MRLFPRLLLSHVLVIVLVVAGIFISAELVAPRFYRAHVEEMVQTMGPAGATLRGDLERGMRLTLTRALWAALPLAALVAMVTAYVSSRRVIRSVQVLRLQSMALASGEYHQRLEETGRDELADLAHNFNVLAGALERVEQGRVELIGNVAHELRAPLAALRGYADAMTDGIMTSAHASQAISREVGAMERLVRDLSLVSRVEAGQLDLRLRAVPVTALLQSIHDRFALAFEDKGVHLSLSADPPLTVWADEERAVQILTNLVGNALRHTPAGGRAQVTAGINGTHVILTVTDTGAGISPEHLPRIFDRFYRADPARSRTDGGSGVGLTIARGLAEAMRGTLSVHSVPGQGTAVTLTLPVGPP, from the coding sequence ATGCGCCTCTTTCCCCGTCTGCTGCTGTCGCACGTCCTGGTGATCGTGCTGGTGGTCGCCGGGATCTTCATCTCGGCGGAACTGGTCGCCCCGCGCTTTTACCGCGCGCACGTCGAGGAGATGGTGCAGACCATGGGTCCGGCCGGCGCCACCCTGCGAGGTGACCTGGAACGGGGCATGCGCCTGACCCTCACGCGGGCGCTGTGGGCCGCGCTACCGCTGGCCGCACTCGTGGCGATGGTGACCGCGTACGTCTCGTCGCGGCGGGTGATCCGCAGCGTGCAGGTGCTGCGGTTGCAGAGCATGGCTCTCGCCAGCGGCGAGTACCATCAACGCCTGGAAGAAACGGGGCGGGATGAACTCGCCGACCTCGCACACAACTTCAACGTCCTGGCCGGCGCCCTGGAAAGGGTGGAGCAGGGCCGGGTGGAGCTGATCGGGAATGTCGCGCACGAACTGCGGGCGCCACTGGCGGCGCTGCGCGGGTACGCGGACGCCATGACGGACGGGATCATGACGTCGGCGCACGCCTCACAGGCCATCAGCCGCGAGGTGGGCGCGATGGAACGGTTGGTACGTGACCTCAGCCTGGTGTCCCGTGTGGAGGCCGGTCAGCTGGACCTGCGGCTGCGCGCAGTGCCGGTCACGGCGCTCCTGCAGTCGATCCATGACCGGTTTGCGCTGGCCTTCGAGGACAAGGGCGTGCACCTTTCCCTGTCCGCCGATCCCCCCCTGACCGTGTGGGCCGACGAGGAACGTGCCGTGCAGATCCTGACCAACCTGGTCGGGAACGCCTTGCGGCATACCCCTGCCGGAGGGCGAGCGCAGGTGACTGCCGGGATCAACGGAACTCACGTGATTCTGACCGTCACGGACACCGGCGCAGGCATTTCCCCGGAGCACCTGCCGAGGATCTTCGACCGCTTCTACCGCGCCGATCCCGCCCGCTCCCGCACTGACGGGGGCAGCGGGGTAGGTCTGACCATCGCGCGCGGCCTGGCGGAGGCGATGCGCGGCACGCTCAGCGTGCACTCCGTCCCGGGCCAGGGCACTGCCGTGACCCTGACCCTTCCCGTGGGGCCGCCGTGA
- a CDS encoding winged helix-turn-helix domain-containing protein → MPTILIVDDDPAILEILRAYLQAEGYTVLEAADGHAARALLPRADLAVLDWMLPGVCGVDLALEARAEGLTLPLLMLTARGEEEDRLRGLDTGVDDYVVKPFSPREVVARVRALLRRSGVQAQVNHGGLRIDLRSHAVTLDGAPLELSRLEFDLLTALAHHPGLAWTRERLLERVWASDGSGTERVVDVHITALRRKLGDTSDAPRFIETIRGVGYRFRED, encoded by the coding sequence GTGCCTACCATCCTGATCGTCGACGATGACCCCGCCATCCTGGAGATCCTGCGGGCCTACCTGCAGGCTGAGGGATACACGGTCCTCGAGGCGGCGGATGGCCACGCAGCCCGCGCGCTGTTACCCCGGGCTGACCTCGCGGTCCTGGACTGGATGCTCCCAGGAGTCTGCGGTGTTGACCTGGCCCTTGAAGCCCGTGCAGAGGGACTGACGCTGCCCCTTCTGATGCTCACCGCTCGCGGTGAGGAAGAGGACAGGTTACGCGGGCTGGACACCGGCGTGGACGACTATGTCGTCAAGCCCTTCAGTCCACGCGAGGTGGTGGCGCGCGTGCGGGCCCTGCTCCGGCGCTCAGGTGTTCAGGCACAGGTGAACCATGGGGGCCTGCGCATCGATCTGCGGTCCCACGCCGTGACCCTGGACGGCGCGCCGCTGGAGCTCTCCCGCCTGGAATTCGATCTTCTCACCGCGCTCGCCCATCATCCTGGCCTGGCGTGGACGCGTGAACGGCTCCTCGAACGTGTCTGGGCGTCAGATGGTTCCGGCACCGAGCGGGTCGTCGACGTGCACATCACTGCCCTGCGCCGCAAACTGGGGGACACCTCGGACGCGCCGCGGTTCATCGAGACGATCCGCGGCGTCGGGTACCGGTTCAGGGAAGACTAG
- a CDS encoding DUF305 domain-containing protein: protein MNKPLVTVLTALTLTSLAAAQMNHAGTTMTGGMTGSMAMTGGNQNMAGSMGGMMRSLTGIDRLTGRSFDRAFLSMMIPHHQAAVQMSQAVLKTTTDPQIKAWATAIIAAQTPEITRMTALLRAYGGPNTQMARQMTGMMGGMTSGARPQNKDQAFVQEMLQHHGSAVMMANMALMRSQDPAILKLAQGIVTSQAQEMVDFQQYLRK, encoded by the coding sequence ATGAATAAACCGCTCGTGACCGTACTGACCGCCCTGACCCTGACCTCCCTCGCCGCCGCACAGATGAACCACGCGGGCACCACCATGACTGGTGGCATGACCGGCAGCATGGCCATGACGGGCGGCAACCAGAACATGGCCGGCAGCATGGGCGGCATGATGCGTTCCCTGACCGGCATCGACCGCCTGACCGGACGCTCCTTCGACCGGGCATTCCTGAGCATGATGATCCCCCACCATCAGGCGGCCGTCCAGATGAGTCAGGCCGTCCTCAAGACGACGACCGATCCGCAGATCAAGGCCTGGGCGACCGCGATCATCGCCGCGCAGACACCGGAGATCACCCGGATGACGGCCCTGCTGCGGGCGTACGGTGGCCCGAACACCCAGATGGCCCGGCAGATGACAGGCATGATGGGTGGTATGACCAGCGGCGCGCGCCCCCAGAACAAGGATCAGGCGTTCGTGCAGGAGATGCTCCAGCACCACGGGAGCGCGGTCATGATGGCCAACATGGCCCTGATGCGCTCGCAGGACCCGGCCATCCTGAAGCTCGCGCAGGGCATCGTCACCTCGCAGGCACAGGAGATGGTCGACTTCCAGCAGTACCTGCGGAAGTAA
- a CDS encoding recombinase family protein has protein sequence MPDAIAYYRVSTAKQGQSGLGLESQRAIITALAHARHLTITAHFTEIESGRKKNRAQLEAALDHARRSNAILLIAKLDRLARNVAFTSALMEAGVDFIAADIPDANRMTLHVMAALAEQEAQLISERTRAALAARKARGLTLGRPENLTPEARALGPQVQREAARVATQQAAAFAAVLRERGDTLQAIATRLNHTGFRTRHGSLWSPTQVKRILDRMG, from the coding sequence GTGCCCGACGCCATCGCCTACTACCGAGTCTCCACCGCCAAACAAGGTCAGTCCGGCCTCGGCCTCGAATCCCAGCGCGCCATCATCACCGCCCTCGCCCACGCCCGGCACCTCACCATCACCGCCCACTTCACCGAGATCGAATCCGGCCGCAAGAAGAACCGCGCCCAGCTCGAAGCGGCCCTCGATCACGCCCGCCGCAGCAACGCCATCCTCCTGATCGCCAAGCTCGACCGCTTAGCCCGCAATGTCGCCTTCACCAGCGCCCTCATGGAAGCGGGCGTCGACTTCATCGCCGCCGACATCCCCGACGCCAACCGCATGACCCTGCACGTCATGGCCGCCCTCGCCGAGCAGGAAGCCCAGCTGATCAGCGAACGCACCCGCGCCGCCCTCGCTGCCCGTAAGGCCCGCGGGCTCACCCTCGGACGCCCCGAGAACCTCACGCCTGAAGCCCGCGCCCTCGGCCCCCAGGTTCAACGGGAAGCGGCCCGTGTCGCTACCCAGCAGGCCGCCGCCTTCGCCGCCGTCCTCCGCGAGCGCGGCGACACCCTGCAGGCGATCGCCACTCGCCTCAACCACACCGGCTTCCGCACCCGCCACGGCTCCCTCTGGTCCCCCACCCAGGTCAAGCGCATCCTCGACCGCATGGGCTGA
- a CDS encoding sensor domain-containing diguanylate cyclase, whose translation MNALILLHLFTQSDPLQQAGRAPPALLTSAGLLLLTLWPRVTLHTLQRVSVGVLLLWFAANVQNVIVMQRPIASDLLIHLILVALFSFTWLTLRSATLMVSAGYAFLLVAAAFSQRPDVPGVLMTGLTLPVIWYLTQHGLAVNLERIRSEALQTLADTDTLTGILNRRAGQAALDAAVFRYARTPHLLCVALLDIDHFKCVNDTLGHQTGDRVLIALATTLNSGLPPGGAVIRWGGEEFLLLLPDQTLTQASVRVLDMLACVRELRLLDVQPITLSAGVSVLSQAGSASVLLDRADRFLYGAKAAGRDRLHSSAAHSTLDEI comes from the coding sequence GTGAACGCCCTGATCCTGCTGCACCTGTTCACGCAGAGCGACCCCCTCCAGCAGGCGGGGCGCGCCCCGCCTGCTCTGCTCACTTCCGCAGGCCTGCTTCTGCTCACCCTCTGGCCCCGCGTGACTCTGCACACGTTGCAGCGCGTCAGTGTTGGCGTGCTGCTGCTCTGGTTCGCAGCGAACGTGCAGAACGTGATCGTCATGCAGCGGCCCATCGCGTCGGACCTGCTGATTCACCTGATTCTGGTCGCGCTGTTCTCATTCACGTGGTTGACTCTGCGCTCCGCCACCCTGATGGTCTCCGCCGGGTACGCGTTCCTCCTGGTCGCCGCCGCTTTCAGCCAGCGGCCGGACGTGCCGGGCGTCCTGATGACCGGGCTGACCCTGCCGGTCATCTGGTACCTCACGCAGCACGGACTGGCCGTCAACCTTGAACGCATCCGCAGCGAGGCCCTGCAGACCCTGGCCGACACGGACACGCTGACCGGGATCCTGAACCGCCGCGCCGGGCAGGCCGCACTGGACGCCGCCGTATTCCGGTACGCCCGAACCCCACACCTGCTGTGTGTAGCTTTGCTGGACATCGACCACTTCAAATGCGTCAACGACACGCTGGGCCACCAGACCGGTGACCGGGTCCTGATCGCCCTGGCGACCACCCTGAACTCGGGCCTGCCGCCCGGCGGGGCCGTGATCCGCTGGGGCGGTGAGGAGTTCCTGCTCTTGCTCCCCGACCAGACGCTCACGCAGGCCAGCGTGCGCGTTCTGGACATGCTGGCCTGCGTGCGGGAATTGCGGCTACTTGACGTTCAGCCCATCACCCTGAGCGCCGGCGTATCAGTCCTGAGTCAGGCGGGATCAGCCAGCGTACTGCTCGACCGGGCGGACCGCTTCCTGTACGGCGCCAAGGCCGCCGGACGTGACCGCCTGCACAGCTCCGCCGCTCACAGCACCCTGGATGAGATCTGA